The nucleotide sequence ACACCTTATCTTTTACATCTTTAAGTTCCTTATTGATAGAATCTATAGTTTTCTTATTTGCCTTAAAATTATGTTTAAACTAATTTACTATCCTTATTTCCTTTGTGGTCTTTGATATCACAAGCTTTCCGTGGCCTTCAAAGGTCTTAGATGCTTTTCTATTACATCAGTAGCTAGTCCAGTCTCCAGCGCCGCCAATTTTAAACTAAACTTATATATGCCGCAGAGGGATGTCATTGTGTTAGTAATCACATACATGTAAAAATACCTCTCCTCCGGTTTTAATTCTAGAACAAACTCATTCTGCCAAAACTTTTCTTGGATTTGTTTATTTATACTCATTTTAATTCCCCCTAAAAATTTCACTATCTAATACTAAACATGCAGTTATGTAAGAAATTATCGGGTAGATAAAAATATTTTTCAAAAAGAAAACTATACGCATTTTAAAATTGCGTATAGTTCTAAAAATATACTCCATATTCTTGAAAAACACTTTTTCTTACCCTTAGGTGGCAAACAAAACGTCACGCTGCCACCCTCAGAACTTATTTTTCATACAAGGCATCTTTCCAATACTTCCAAGCTATTATGTCCGTCTCCTTTGGCACATAATCCTTTGGACCAATAGTGGCTTTTTTGCCGTTAATATAAAATATCCAGCCGCAGGAAGCCCAATCGGCTTTTCCTGCTTTGTCCGGCATGGTAGGGTAATCAAAAAGATTATCTATCATTGCTACGTAACCGGTGGACTTTATATGTTTTTTAATTTTTGCAACTTCTAAGGTTTCTACAGTATACTCATATACTGACCTTTTGTTATCGTATTTTATGTTACCATTATATATTGTTTTGTTAGTGGTAGTATCTAATATAATAAAATTTGGCTTTTCATCAACGGGCTCCGGCCCCTTAGTTTCGTCAGGCTTTTTTGCGTCTTCCTTTGGTGGTAGAGTGGTATTACTTTTCTCCTGCGGCTCTTTTTCGGAAGTGTTCTTTGTACTATCTTTAGGTGCCTCAGTTGTAGGAGTTATTATCTCCTCTTTTTCTTCTGGCTTTACTTCCTCTTTAGGCTTCTGCTCCAGGTTCTTTTCGTTATTTTCCACCTTAGCCATATCAATGCTTTCGATATTCTGAGTTTCCGTATTGTCAGCGGTTA is from Clostridium thermarum and encodes:
- a CDS encoding DUF4430 domain-containing protein, with the translated sequence MKKKSVLILGMLLICSVLFFLSKGLQKNTVEKLTADNTETQNIESIDMAKVENNEKNLEQKPKEEVKPEEKEEIITPTTEAPKDSTKNTSEKEPQEKSNTTLPPKEDAKKPDETKGPEPVDEKPNFIILDTTTNKTIYNGNIKYDNKRSVYEYTVETLEVAKIKKHIKSTGYVAMIDNLFDYPTMPDKAGKADWASCGWIFYINGKKATIGPKDYVPKETDIIAWKYWKDALYEK